A region of the Pantoea alfalfae genome:
CAGGCCGCGCTCATTTGAGGCATTTGCTGCGCCCGGCTTAAACTTCTCCCAGTCGCCGCCGTACTCGTATTTAAAGCGGCCCTGCACGGCAGTTGAGCTGGTGATTACCGCATTGACCAGCTGAGCCTCATAACCCAGCGTGCCGTTAACCAGGTGCGTTTTCTGCGCCACCGCGTACCGCATACACAATACTGTGAAGTGCTGGTGCCAGCCGGTAACTTTCTACTCAGCTCACTGATTGACGTGGGCGGACGCACGGTGACGTGGGTGGCAGATGCTGGAGCTACATTCACCAACTCTGCAAATCTGAATGGACGTATTTTCAGAAAGGGGATCCGCAATAACAATGTTATGCAGCATGGCACGCTCGATGGAGCATGCTCATTCAGCGTCAGTGCTAACCGTGGTGCCGAGGCTCCCGCACAGGTTCTGGGTGTCATATCTCCTGACCAGATCGCCACTTACATGGACCGTGATTCAGTTGGCTTGCACGCGGAGAACTATGCTCCTCAGATTCTGGCAACCACCTCGACCGGAACATATACCGCCAACTCAGTAACTTTCGGTACCGCGCTTACAGCTGACCAGGTTAAAAAGCTGCGTGTTGGCATGATCATCGATACAAAACACACGCCGACAAAATACTCTGGTATCGTGACGGGCTGGGCCGCAAACGGCACGTCGATCACTGTGGAAGGCTGGTATCTCGTTGACGGAAGTTCTGCCAGCCATTCTAAAGTGACACCGGTAAACGGTACCGGGGTCAATATCAATCCCTTTACCAAAGCCTGGGCGATGAACGCTAACGTGTTTATTGATACCAACTCCCATGCGGTGGCGGCAGTTGGGCTGGAGCTTGGCGTAAGTAACGAGAAATTTGACTACGACCCTGTGACGGACACATGGCACACCTGGTGTTATGACGCAATTACGCTGGGTTCTAAGCGCTGTGAAACAGCCTATATGCAGCGTGGCTATTACTACAAAGGCTATGAGAGTCGTGGTGCTACCGGCTACGGTTTTACCGGTAAGAACGCCAATGGTATCTGGCCTTCTGTGGCCATGTTCCATAGCCAGGCCAACTCAGACTATCAGATCCTTTTCCAGCCGGATGTTTACGGGAATAAAACATCGTTCGCAGTCAAAAAAGATGGTTCGGTTGAGATGGGTCGCATCGACGCGGCCGCTACGGTCACACTCGATCTGCATTCATCAGGCAACGACATAGACTACGATGCGCGAATTTCTGCCACGGGAGGCACCACAACCAACGGCGGCGGGACGATGACGCTTGCCGCTACCAGCATCAACTTATCGCCTGGCTACATCGTTGAATTCAACAGCTTTCGGCCATCAGTTGACGCGACTAAAAGCCTTGGCCTTCCACAGTATCGCTACAGTATCGTGTATGCGAGCACAGGTACGATCAACACCTCCGATGTTACTACCAAGACATTCCTCAATATTGAGCAGGCAGAGAAAGATGCTGCAGTCGAGATCAGGGGAATGATGAGGAAGTTCCAGTTTAACGATGCTATTTCCGAGAAGGGTGCGGACAAAGCCCGCTATCACTTTGGCGTCGGTGCCCAGTACGTTCGTGATGTGCTGACTAAACATGGACTAGATCCTGATATGTACGCATTCCTGTGTTACGACAAATGGGAAGACGAGTATGAGGATATTTATGAAGATGTTGAGGTTGAACGGGAAGTAGCAGGTAAGGCTGATGAACCGGTGATCATCAATGGTGAGCAGGTTGGCACGCGCCGTGTTGATATTACCTATATGGCAAAGGTTACGGAGCAGCGTGCAACGGGCGAGAAAAGGCTGGTGCGTAAAGCAGGTGAGCTTTATGGAATCAGGTATGAAGAATTAATCTGTTTCATAATCAGCAGATTATAAAAGCAGCCCCTGAAGGGGCTGCTTTCATTCATTTCATTATTAAATATGCAGCCATTGCAGATAAAATAAGGTGATTACTTAAAGGCTTTTGCTCATGATGTATTGAGTAAATCCATAGACAAATTGAAGCTATTATTACATTCCATAGAAAAAGAACTCGCATTCCTGAAGCATAAACCGTCGGTGAGAAACCAATCATAACTATAGTTGAGAATGAAATAACAAATATAAGCGCAGGGAAAGCAAAGTTACTTTTCTTACCAGCTGCTACTGCCATGGCATAGGTTACAGAAAGTATAACCATCATTGTAAATAAATAAGATACATACCGACTGTAAGAAATCCACTTTTGAGGATTTAGAAAATCCTCGTTATAAAATGAGCCATTGAAATGAATGACACCTAATTTTGAGAAAGCAATCAGAATAAGGTGAGCAGACAAAAAGAATATAGCAAGATACTTTGATTTGCTTTTTTCTGCATGTTTCGCAACGAGACTTAAAGATAGGATACATAAGATGGCGAAAGGCAATCCATCATGCA
Encoded here:
- a CDS encoding tail fiber domain-containing protein, translating into MADAGATFTNSANLNGRIFRKGIRNNNVMQHGTLDGACSFSVSANRGAEAPAQVLGVISPDQIATYMDRDSVGLHAENYAPQILATTSTGTYTANSVTFGTALTADQVKKLRVGMIIDTKHTPTKYSGIVTGWAANGTSITVEGWYLVDGSSASHSKVTPVNGTGVNINPFTKAWAMNANVFIDTNSHAVAAVGLELGVSNEKFDYDPVTDTWHTWCYDAITLGSKRCETAYMQRGYYYKGYESRGATGYGFTGKNANGIWPSVAMFHSQANSDYQILFQPDVYGNKTSFAVKKDGSVEMGRIDAAATVTLDLHSSGNDIDYDARISATGGTTTNGGGTMTLAATSINLSPGYIVEFNSFRPSVDATKSLGLPQYRYSIVYASTGTINTSDVTTKTFLNIEQAEKDAAVEIRGMMRKFQFNDAISEKGADKARYHFGVGAQYVRDVLTKHGLDPDMYAFLCYDKWEDEYEDIYEDVEVEREVAGKADEPVIINGEQVGTRRVDITYMAKVTEQRATGEKRLVRKAGELYGIRYEELICFIISRL